The nucleotide sequence AAATGTGGTTAATTTTAATCTAATTGTTCCCTCAGAACTACCCCTGTGAATCATGAGAAATGTCCAAAGGGATCTGAAGGAGATGACCCAGAGGGAATGAATGTGTTCAAGTCTTGAGGGTATATGCTCTTAGTACCTGATTTTATAAACACCTAAATCTCAGTTCCTGTGGCTGGGGCACTTTGTGTTCTTCTGGGAACCAGAGAGTGTGACTTGGGTTATCTTGTTATTGTGCTACAGAAAATTCCACCATGTTCCCTGTGAACAGGGTGCGTGTTCAGATTTTTTCTCACCTCTCACAGACATCTTTCGCTTCTTATTCACCGAAGTGTTGGGATCCAGTTGTTGGGAGTTGTTAGGTTTTTAATTCTTGAAGATGACTCTTACTTGAAAAGGACTGAGAAAACAAGAGCATCATAGATTTGTTGTCTTAGGGATCGTAAATTATCCCTGGAATGGGATATTTAATGGCAAGTTAGTGGCCATTAAATATGGAGTGGCATATTAACCACTGCGCATGGTTACAGTCAGAGAACTCTTGAGTCTTCACTgaacaaaagaggaaagattTCCAGGGCGAGGCTATGATGAAACTTCTTCAAGGATGGAATCCAGATAAGTCAGAATTTCACACAGACCATCTTCTAGTATGTCTAGAGTGAGTAACAAGAAACAAGTTTCTGGTAaacacaggtgatttttttttttttcaggatgtCACGGACTCTTTCTTTGgagtcttcatttttctctgcaTCTAGCATTGTAACTACATGTTGGTTTTgggtaattttctttctctctctttctttccttaagtTCATGGCTTTATTAAAGTACAATAAACATTCAAATTACATGGCAAATATAGAGCCCAGTGTGTTTTCACACAAATattctctcctgtctcctcagTGTGAGAATCCTCTGTCCATAGATTGGAATTTGTCTGCAAATGTGTATTGCTCATACTGCTGCCAcataatttcagaatttctttggGGCAGGGCTGGAACAAAAAAGAGGGGGGTGGACACCAGTTAATTCTTCATGGTCTTTGATTGGGAAGCACCCTTTATCAAGTTGTCCTGTCAAAGAGATGGGTTTTCTATTGGAATTTCAGCATCCAGAGGAGCCACCACACAATTCTGCAATAGTGACCCCTCTCAGCTCAAAAGcacaagagaaagaaggaaaaagtggaaGCACAGCTGTGGGGGGCCTCTCCTccaggttttatttccttttcacaaTCTGCTTCCTTCTGTTTATGTTCAAAAGTTTTTAGGTAaatacattttgtgttttgtctggtggtttttttttttaagatttattttagaaaCCTCTAGACCCAACACGGGGCTTTAAAGTctcaatcctgagatcaagacttgcctgctcttctgactgagccagccaggcgtccctccaGAGTTTTTAATTGTAGTCTCTGGGGAAGATAGAATATAGTGAACTGAATCTAACTTGGCCCAAACCAAAGTTTTCAgaatacagtaaaaaatttttattttctttatcttttgatgTAGAAATGCTCTTACATAAGGTTTACTGTTGATTGTTAAAACATGAAACCTACACATCCATCCATTGGAGAGATTCTCAGTTTTACATCAGTGTTCACACTTTGGACACCTATGTTCTGTTTTGAAGTCCAACATCTGACGAAGATGGGGAATGCTTCAGTGGTGACCAAGTTCATCCTGCTGGGCATCCCATACACGGAGGATCTGGAGACTACGCTCTTTGTCCTGTTTTTGGGCTGCTACGTCTTCACTCTTATGGGGAACCTGCTCATCCTACTGGCGATTGTCTCCTCCACTCGGCttcacacccccatgtacttcttcctgtgTCAACTGTCTGTGTGTGACATATTTTTCCCTTCTGTGAGCTCCCCCGAGATGCTCTTCTACCTCTCGGGGAACAGCCGGGCCATCTCCTATGCGGGCTGCGTGTCCCAGCTCTTCTTCTACCACTTCCTGGGCTGTACCGAGTGCTTCCTGTACACGGTGATGGCCTACGACCGCTTTGTCGCCATCTGTTACCCTCTCCGCTACACGGTAATCATGAGCCACAGCGTGTGTGCCATCCTGGCCGCGGGGACCTCTTTTTTTGGCTGCATTCAGGCCACCTTCCTCACCACTCTCACCTTCCAGTTGCCCTACTGTGGCCCCAATGAGGTGGACTATTACTTCTGTGATATCCCGGTGATGCTGAAGCTGGCTTGTGCTGACACCTCAGCCCTGGAGAGGGTGGGGTTCGTCAGCGTGGGCCTCATGCCCCTCAGCTGCTTCCTTCTCATCCTCACCTCCTACAGCCGCATTGTCTGCTCCATCCTGCAGATCCGCTCTGCTGAAGGCAGATGCCGTGCCTTCTCCACCTGCAGTGCCCACCTCACCGCCATCCTCCTCTCCTTTATGCCAGTGGTCCTCATCTACCTGCAGCCCACCCCCAATCCCTGGCTCAATGCAACTGTTCAGGTCCTGAATAACTTGGTCAcccccatgctgaaccccttGATTTACAGCttgagaaataaagaagtaaaatattctCTGAGGAAGGTACTACGGCAGGTAGCCTTCCTTCCTGAGCAATGATAGAGATTAGTGACTACATTTCAATAACACCACACTGCTAGGACACAGATGTTATCAATGGCCCTTAGATAGATAAAGAAGCTAAGGTttggagcacgtgggtggctgtCGGTGAAGTGTTCGGctcttggatttcagctcaggtcatgatctcgtggtttgtgggttcaagccctgcatcaagctctgcactgacagtgagagaactgcttgggattctctctctctctctctctctctctctctctctttctgtctcctccctccctcaaaaataaactttaaaaaaaatttttttaaagaagctaagGTTTGAAGTCATAAAGTGGATTGTTCAAAGCCACATAACTAATAAATTATGCTGCCTACAAAGGATTATCTCTTCCCATTTTGCAAGAAAGCCTAGTTCTGCTGTtcctcattctgttttcttttcctattttcctcctcccacatcctctccttcttttcccttttcccttacTCTAGCATTCCCTCATCTTGGCATGATTATCCAATTATTCTCTCAAATGCCTGCATCAGATACGCTGCCATTTGATGGTCTAGGAGTTTTTGAGAtagtcggggcgggggggggggcttcaaCCACATTGCTCCTGGTGACATTCTGTGACTTCTGGAATGTAAAGATGCTGTGTCAAGGAAAAGGGCTTCTCTGGATGAGACCTGGGGCAGGCTTGTTATGGGTGAATCAGAGATCACCTACAAAGCCTGTCAGTCTTGGATCTAGAAACAGTCCATtggctgggaggtggggcagtGGATGAGAGGCTAGAGAATGTGAAGAGGCTAGACAGGGAGAATCTGTGAAAGGGTGACTAATTCTGTTGTTTTCAGTATCAGAAATTTGAGTTGGTCTTTGAAATCTGCAGCACAGCCAGGGGTCAATGCAAAAAGTCCAAGCTGCTACTGCTGTGTGCTTTTGGATTCTCTGCTTACCAAAAGGCTGTGACT is from Neofelis nebulosa isolate mNeoNeb1 chromosome 10, mNeoNeb1.pri, whole genome shotgun sequence and encodes:
- the LOC131488511 gene encoding olfactory receptor 10D1B-like — its product is MGNASVVTKFILLGIPYTEDLETTLFVLFLGCYVFTLMGNLLILLAIVSSTRLHTPMYFFLCQLSVCDIFFPSVSSPEMLFYLSGNSRAISYAGCVSQLFFYHFLGCTECFLYTVMAYDRFVAICYPLRYTVIMSHSVCAILAAGTSFFGCIQATFLTTLTFQLPYCGPNEVDYYFCDIPVMLKLACADTSALERVGFVSVGLMPLSCFLLILTSYSRIVCSILQIRSAEGRCRAFSTCSAHLTAILLSFMPVVLIYLQPTPNPWLNATVQVLNNLVTPMLNPLIYSLRNKEVKYSLRKVLRQVAFLPEQ